One genomic region from Ptychodera flava strain L36383 chromosome 5, AS_Pfla_20210202, whole genome shotgun sequence encodes:
- the LOC139134029 gene encoding BMP-binding endothelial regulator protein-like isoform X8: protein MLDALLRPTLFQNHLREVASFPVLKNKAELQSNIEKADKRIEVLLNSRVSDRKFKINIRPIQHFIARRVLMWLRFGGLKGDPHFTTFDGHRYDFQGLCWYTLVKDCSSVPDFDVKGRFEERYIDPEVKTRTVEVMITVGTETINLKEDDSIYIVPIWKAINLVMGGLQWLQPKRVNGKPLISNDQLKNMKLIKEDDEIIVTLPGLQATWSGPNHAMSATITEPLKKGLVCGLLGNADGDPDNDFKKFDGYRTDNVDDFANSWKVSSMTC from the exons tccAAAATCACCTTCGTGAGGTGGCCAGCTTTCCAGTGCTAAAGAACAAGGCAGAGCTTCAATCGAACATAGAGAAGG CGGATAAACGGATAGAGGTATTGTTGAATTCACGAGTCTCTGAcaggaaatttaaaataaata TCCGGCCAATCCAACATTTTATCGCAAGGAGGGTTCTGATGTGGTTAAGGT TTGGTGGCCTAAAAGGAGACCCACACTTCACAACTTTCGATGGACATCGCTACGACTTCCAAGGCCTCTGTTGGTACACTCTTGTCAAAGACTGCAGCAGTGTTCCTGATTTCGACGTCAAGGGTCGATTCGAAGAACGGTACATCGATCCTGAAGTCAAAACTAGGACTGTGGAAGTCATGATAACTGTTGGTACAGAGACGATAAACCTCAAAGAAGATGACAGCATCTAC ATTGTACCTATATGGAAAGCTATTAACCTAGTGATGGGAGGTCTACAATGGTTACAACCCAAGCGA GTGAATGGTAAACCACTGATCAGTAACGATCAATTGAAGAACATGAAATTGATCAAAGAAGACGATGAAATCATTGTCACACTCCCTGGCTTGCAAGCAACATGGTCAGGACCAAATCACGCAATGTCCGCTACTATTACTGAACCTTTGAAAAAAGGGCTGGTGTGTGGTCTCCTTGGCAACGCAGACGGAGATCCTGATAATGACTTCAAGAAATTCGATGGTTACCGAACAGATAACGTCGACGACTTTGCTAACAGTTGGAAGGTCTCCTCCATGAC